The proteins below come from a single Drosophila teissieri strain GT53w chromosome 3L, Prin_Dtei_1.1, whole genome shotgun sequence genomic window:
- the LOC122616200 gene encoding nucleobindin-2, producing the protein MAQNVALLGLALLAISASILALPVTQNKKANKETESSTPATADVETALEYERYLREVVEALEADPEFRKKLDKAPEADIRSGKIAQELDYVNHHVRTKLDEIKRREVERLRELANQAYELSNDIDRKHLKVSQHLDHDNEHTFEIEDLRKLIQKTSDDLAEADRKRRGEFKEYEMQKEFEREAQKKEMDEESRKKFEAEIKEKEQKHKDHEKLHHPGNKAQLEDVWEKQDHMDKNDFDPKTFFSIHDVDSNGYWDEAEVKALFVKELDKVYQSDLPEDDMRERAEEMERMREHYFQETDTNHDGLISVEEFMMQTNKEEFQKDPEWETIDRQQQYTHEEYLEYERRRQEEVQRLIAQGQLPPHPNMPQGYYAAPPPGGVAYQQAPPGAQLHYQHPDQVHAQQQQQYAQQQQQYAQQYQQQQYGNGQQPVQLHPNQVYQHAGQIPQQQQPVYQNQPVYQQQQAVYQQQQPEQQQQQPVQQQQQPVQQQQQPVQQQQQPVYQQQQPVQQQQQPVQQQQQPVQQQQTVQQQPVAQQQVHNQSPPPVQNQQVPVQQQQKQHQESSNQQH; encoded by the exons ATGGCGCAGAACGTGGCCCTGCTGGGATTGGCACTGCTTGCGATTTCCGCCTCGATTCTCGCCCTGCCCGTGACGCAAAACAAGAAGGCTAACAAGGAGACGGAGTCCTCCACTCCGGCCACCGCCGACGTGGAAACGGCCCTGGAGTACGAGCGCTACCTGCGGGAGGTGGTCGAGGCCCTTGAGGCGGATCCCGAGTTCCGTAAGAAGTTGGACAAAGCGCCCGAGGCCGACATTCGA AGTGGCAAGATCGCACAGGAGCTGGACTATGTAAACCACCATGTGCGGACCAAGCTGGACGAGATCAAGCGCCGCGAAGTGGAGCGTCTGCGAGAGCTGGCAAACCAAGCGTACGAGCTGTCCAACGACATTGACCGCAAGCACCTGAAGGTGTCTCAGCATCTGGACCACGACAACGAGCATACCTTCGAGATCGAGGATCTGCGAAAGCTCATTCAGAAGACATCCGACGACCTGGCCGAAGCGGACCGCAAGCGACGTGGCGAGTTTAAGGAGTACGAAATGCAGAAAGAGTTTGAGCGTGAGGCGCAGAAAAAGGAGATGGATGAGGAGTCGCGAAAGAAGTTTGAGGCCGAGatcaaggagaaggagcaaaAGCACAAGGACCACGAGAAGCTGCACCACCCCGGAAACAAGGCCCAACTAGAGGATGTGTGGGAGAAACAGGACCACATGGACAAGAACGACTTTGACCCGAAGACCTTCTTCTCGATCCACGATGTCGACAGCAATGGCTACTGGGACGAAGCTGAGGTTAAGGCTCTGTTTGTCAAGGAACTGGACAAAGTGTATCAAAGTGATCTGCCCGAAGATGATATGAGGGAGCGGGCAGAAGAAATGGAGCGTATGCGCGAGCATTACTTCCAAGAAACGGATACGAACCATGACGGCTTGATCAGCGTGGAGGAGTTCATGATGCAGACTAACAAGGAAGAATTCCAAAAGGACCCTGAATGGGAGACCATCGACCGACAGCAACAGTATACGCACGAGGAATATCTGGAGTACGAACGCCGGCGGCAGGAGGAAGTGCAGCGCCTGATTGCCCAGGGCCAACTGCCACCGCACCCGAACATGCCACAGGGATACTACGCTGCTCCACCACCAGGAGGAGTGGCCTACCAACAGGCACCACCAGGCGCCCAACTGCACTACCAGCATCCTGACCAAGTAcacgcccagcagcaacagcaatacgcgcagcagcaacagcagtatGCCCAGCaataccagcagcagcagtacgGAAACGGACAACAGCCGGTGCAGCTGCATCCTAACCAGGTTTACCAGCACGCAGGACAGATcccgcagcaacaacaacctgTCTACCAAAATCAGCCTGTgtatcagcaacagcaggcagtctatcagcagcaacagcctgagcaacagcagcaacagcctgtgcaacagcagcaacagcctgtgcaacagcagcaacagcctgtgcaacagcaacagcagccagtctatcagcagcaacagcctgtgcaacagcagcaacaaccagtacaacagcagcagcaaccagtacaacagcagcaaactgTCCAACAACAACCCGTAGCACAACAACAGGTCCACAATCAGAGTCCTCCGCCCGTGCAAAATCAACAGGTGCcagtgcaacaacaacagaaacagcatCAAGAATCATCAAATCAGCAACACTAA
- the LOC122616199 gene encoding retinal-specific phospholipid-transporting ATPase ABCA4 isoform X1 has protein sequence MADHKPPNWIMKLLLLVWKDFLVLKARKCYMFTLLLIFAIFPLLCMCIRLICKTKEQIKEPEPTALCLSNFPSYIYFSPDTELIKSIVAELNVTNTKGFENKYKLNNALVNFSKKSQSVIGIEFSDNWNEWPDKLSFTLRSPTKLEFDVNIMYAVNGEYPLYKTGFLAIQQALSQVHIKHKLKEFNKTQEDPNFPLIKDLPSPPVFREELDLNALGNLVIQVVIFVVTINLTKTIVEEKELQLKVTLMLMGVGSCLQWVAWYIYTFIIALIGSSTITLLWKLVPPNSELSFLPFTHWSLLLVVLLVAFHCAICFGFLLSSLISTTRRISLITFLVMFATRFPVMIIESVDSSVGLNVFISLFYFSGLFLLLNIIASWENYGEGLQWSNLFEIPWPGEAISAGYILLVMLLVSFLFLLLCLYIEQIRPGPYGVPRPWHFPCTNCCSTDSFVPYRALFNRFFGIYKAAPDEERPDPKFIEPDPVGKIAGVQIRGLSKTFGKVDVVKNVSFDMFEGQITVLMGHNGAGKTTLISMVAGFIPPTSGTAVINGFDIRQERRKAQSCIGLCLQHNALFKHISSSNHIELFSRLRGLRGAKVKEEVQKYLTKLNLEDKKRSAARNLSGGTQRRLSVACSLCGEVKVLICDEPSTGLDPGARRELWRLILEAKEGCTILLTTHQLDDGEVLGDRMVIISDGQLRCTGSLSFLKKLVDANCLLTCEARKRCDVDQLTALISRHVGNIQPFSIKGRDICYKVPLSKSNSFSSLFRDLERQMNTLGVRGFSMCSVSLEEIFMSFGAENADTRKTGGADTRDDDNDDQDNGEDEDRDENVRSCGKQWRAMMTKKILALYDSKVYFILLLLIPIVYYLTLLILAKNHQELGRQTMNITEYGNDRATILLSVPEKKSYKEERRLQYIASLIKGEFQFKVISEPVKDFVKNAWKSREGRREITFMPMAIDTEDRLGLIGWVGPMHYVHAAPMILNLVYNAMARELIGPKITIEVTSAPFKEKSDFRGLTPEMLVVPMSVIMYVMIALAIFSNAVIQEQVSHMKMQQEVSGLGMITYWLSHLTFDFVVYFILVLALLLPLYRYGPWYLMLIVLLVTGLAGLMFTYFLIAAFSVSLLILTLILFIGFILSILMLFLGMLTPKYKIIYVLIYVGNLHPIVACYQSIIKVLGYNNQCGSYISETNETSEQMNCINPLASLEPGCVCKNPMIWTEMLIMLLEAIIIFMLIMILEYGSCIWYRCTGCCTTRSKSSIEDPKVSREAEKIRAMDADQIRSRALVVDEVSKKYGCGPLAVNNISFALKPKHCLGLLGPNGAGKTSTFKMIVGEHLIDKGNIYIAGYSMKMNRNKAMKEIGYCPQFDSFFDFLTGRQLLKLFLLLKGSSSKHLNKRCEQLSDQFGFRKHLDKRITYYSGGTKRKINAAVACGATSLICLDEPSAGVDPASRRHVWIIINELAQQGKAVLLTSHNMDEINALCSKSVVLVGGSIYAMGSNQHVKNKICKGMVLKFVVNEEPDKMVAMLTRIEEDINKSYPKAELKEKYEFSGRLTFIIPEDTTWSQIFEFVEGNRSSWKLADYSLSQPSLEDVFEEIAEERMKKKLED, from the exons ATGGCTGACCACAAACCTCCGAACTGGATTAtgaagttgttgttgcttgtgtGGAAAGACTTCTTAGTGCTCAAAGCCCGCAAATGCTACATGTTCactcttttattaatttttgccaTCTTCCCTTTACTTTGTATGTGTATTCGGCTCATATGCAAAACCAAAGAACAAATAAAGGAACCGGAACCAACTGCGCTGTGTCTTTCTAATTTTCC ctcatatatttatttctcgCCCGATACTGAATTGATCAAGTCAATTGTGGCAGAGCTTAACGTAACTAATACCAAAGGCTTTGAAAACAAGTACAAACTTAATAATGCGTTGGTTAATTTTTCGAAGAAATCCCAATCTGTGATTGGTATCGAATTTTCTGATAACTGGAATGAATGGCCTGATAAACTGTCTTTCACTCTTCGTTCTCCCACGAAACTTGAGTTTGATGTGAATATTATGTACGCAGTAAATGGAGAGTATCCATTGTATAAAACCGGCTTTTTAGCCATACAGCAGGCATTGAGCCAAGTTCATATCAAGCACAAGCTTAAGGAATTCAATAAGACCCAGGAGGATCCCAACTTTCCACTAATCAAGGACCTTCCTTCCCCGCCCGTTTTTAGGGAAGAACTTGACTTAAATGCTTTGGGCAATTTGGTTATTCAAGTTGTTATCTTCGTCGTGACTATTAATTTGACAAAG ACCATCGTTGAGGAAAAGGAGCTCCAGCTTAAGGTGACACTGATGCTAATGGGTGTGGGCTCTTGCCTGCAGTGGGTGGCGTGGTACATCTACACCTTCATAATTGCCCTTATCGGATCATCGACAATAACATTGCTCTGGAAACTCGTCCCACCAAATTCCGAGTTATCCTTTCTGCCCTTCACCCACTGGTCACTTCTACTGGTCGTTCTGCTAGTCGCATTCCACTGCGCCATCTGCTTTGGCTTCCTATTGAGCAGTCTAATCTCTACAACACGTCGCATCTCTCTGATCACGTTCTTGGTTATGTTTGCCACCCGATTTCCCGTTATGATCATCGAATCCGTCGATAGTTCGGTGGGACTTAATGTTTTCATcagccttttttatttttctggaTTGTTTTTGCTACTCAACATTATTGCCAGTTGGGAGAACTATGGTGAAGGTCTGCAGTGGAGTAATCTCTTCGAGATTCCATGGCCGGGAGAAGCGATCAGCGCTGGCTATATCCTGCTGGTCATGCTATTGGTCAGCTTTCTTTTCTTGCTTCTCTGTCTATATATCGAGCAAATCCGGCCTGGGCCTTACGGGGTTCCTCGTCCCTGGCATTTCCCGTGCACCAACTGCTGCTCCACAGACAGTTTCGTGCCCTATAGGGCGCTCTTTAATAGATTTTTCGGCATATACAAGGCGGCTCCAGATGAGGAACGTCCCGATCCCAAATTTATTGAGCCAGATCCCGTGGGCAAGATCGCCGGCGTTCAGATCAGAGGTCTCAGCAAGACCTTCGGCAAGGTGGATGTCGTGAAGAATGTTAGCTTCGATATGTTCGAGGGACAGATCACGGTGCTAATGGGACACAATGGAGCGGGCAAGACCACACTGATCAGTATGGTGGCCGGATTCATTCCGCCAACTTCGGGGACGGCTGTCATAAATGGCTTTGACATTCGTCAGGAACGGAGGAAGGCGCAGAGCTGCATTGGTCTGTGCCTGCAGCACAATGCCCTCTTTAAGCACATCAGCTCTTCCAATCACATTGAGTTATTCAGCCGGCTTCGAGGACTCCGGGGCGCAAAAGTCAAGGAGGAGGTGCAAAAATACCTGACGAAGCTTAATCTGGAGGACAAGAAGAGATCGGCAGCTCGGAATCTGTCCGGTGGAACCCAGCGGCGTCTAAGTGTCGCCTGTTCTCTTTGCGGTGAAGTCAAG GTTCTCATCTGCGACGAGCCCAGTACCGGATTGGATCCAGGTGCCCGGCGGGAGCTGTGGAGACTAATATTGGAGGCGAAGGAAGGATGTACCATACTCCTGACCACGCACCAGTTGGACGACGGAGAGGTCCTGGGTGATCGGATGGTCATCATCAGCGATGGGCAGTTACGATGCACTGGATCACTGTCATTTCTCAAGAAACTGGTAGATGCCAACTGCTTGCTTACCTGCGAAGCCAGGAAGCGATGTGACGTGGATCAGCTGACTGCCCTGATATCACGCCATGTGGGTAATATCCAACCGTTCAGTATCAAGGGACGAGATATTTGCTACAAGGTGCCTCTAAGCAAGTCAAATTCCTTTTCCTCGCTCTTCCGCGACTTGGAGCGCCAAATGAATACTTTGGGTGTTCGGGGTTTCAGCATGTGCTCAGTGAGTCTGGAGGAGATTTTTATGAGTTTTGGGGCGGAGAACGCCGATACTCGCAAAACGGGAGGTGCTGACACAAGAGATGACGATAATGATGATCAAGATAATGGGGAAGATGAGGATCGGGATGAAAATGTTCGCAGCTGTGGAAAGCAATGGAGAGCAATGATGACCAAGAAGATTCTGGCACTGTATGACAGCAAG GTTTACtttatattattgttgttgattCCCATTGTTTACTATCTAACGCTGCTGATTTTGGCCAAGAACCATCAGGAGTTGGGCAGGCAGACCATGAACATCACCGAATACGGGAATGATAGGGCCACAATTTTGTTGTCAGTACCGGAAAAGAAGTCATATAAGGAAGAACGTCGTTTACAGTATATAGCGTCGTTGATCAAGGGAGAGTTCCAGTTTAAGGTAATATCTGAACCAGTTAAGGACTTCGTAAAGAATGCCTGGAAGTCGAGAGAGGGCAGACGCGAGATCACCTTCATGCCAATGGCTATCGACACTGAGGACCGGCTGGGTCTTATAGGCTGGGTCGGACCCATGCACTACGTTCATGCGGCGCCCATGATCCTTAATCTTGTCTACAATGCCATGGCGCGCGAGCTCATTGGCCCAAAAATAACCATAGAGGTTACTAGCGCTCCCTTTAAAGAGAAAAGTGATTTTAGGGGTTTAACTCCTGAAATGTTGGTAGTCCCAATGTCTGTAATTATGTATGTGATGATTGCCTTGGCTATTTTCTCGAATGCTGTAATCCAAGAGCAAGTCTCGCACATGAAGATGCAGCAGGAGGTTTCTGGTTTGGGGATGATCACTTACTGGCTGAGTCACCTAACCTTCGACTTTGTGgtctattttattttggtgCTGGCCCTGCTGCTTCCCCTGTACAGATATGGGCCCTGGTACCTTATGCTGATCGTGCTTTTGGTCACCGGACTTGCGGGTCTGATGTTTACCTATTTCTTGATAGCTGCGTTTTCGGTCTCATTACTAATCCTAACTTTAATCTTATTTATCG GGTTTATACTATCAATATTGATGCTGTTTCTTGGAATGCTCACGCCGAAATATAAaatcatatatgtattaaTATATGTTGGCAACTTGCATCCCATCGTAGCTTGCTATCAGAGCATTATAAAAGTTCTCGGCTACAATAACCAGTGCGGGTCCTACATTTCGGAAACAAATGAAACTTCTGAACAAATGAATTGCATAAACCCACTTGCATCCCTAGAACCAGGATGTGTGTGCAAAA ATCCCATGATCTGGACTGAGATGCTGATCATGCTTTTGGAGGCCATCataatatttatgttgatAATGATTTTAGAGTACGGCAGCTGTATTTGGTACAGATGTACAGGGTGCTGCACAACCAGGTCAAAGAGCTCAATTGAGGATCCCAAAGTGTCTAGAGAGGCCGAGAAAATAAGAGCTATGGATGCTGATCAAATTCGATCGCGGGCATTGGTCGTTGATGAGGTTTCAAAGAAGTATGGCTGCGGTCCCCTAGCAGTCAATAACATTTCCTTTGCTCTGAAACC GAAACATTGCCTAGGGCTTCTTGGACCCAACGGCGCTGGAAAAACCAGCACGTTCAAAATGATAGTTGGCGAGCATTTGATCGACAAAGGAAACATATATATCGCAGGCTATAGCATGAAAATGAATCGGAATAAGGCGATGAAGGAAATCGGCTACTGCCCGCAATTTGACtcatttttcgattttctcaCCGGGCGCCAACTTCTAAAGTTGTTCCTTCTGTTAAAGGGCTCTTCAAGCAAACACTTGAATAAACGATGTGAACAACTGAGCGATCAGTTCGGTTTCAGGAAGCACTTGGATAAAAGG ATTACTTACTACAGTGGAGGAACGAAACGGAAAATCAACGCTGCAGTTGCCTGTGGGGCAACCTCACTTATTTGTTTGGACGAGCCCAGTGCCGGCGTGGATCCCGCATCGCGACGACACGTTTGGATCATTATCAACGAGTTGGCTCAGCAGGGCAAGGCCGTCTTGCTTACCTCCCACAACATGGACGAGATAAACGCCCTTTGCTCGAAAAGCGTTGTCCTGGTTGGCGGCAGCATATACGCCATGGGATCGAATCAGCAcgtcaaaaacaaaatatgcaaGGGAATGGTGCTCAAGTTTGTTGTAAATGAAGAGCCCGATAA AATGGTGGCAATGCTCACTAGGATTGAGGAGGACATCAACAAGTCCTATCCCAAGGCAGAACTAAA AGAAAAGTACGAGTTTAGTGGCAGGCTAACATTTATAATTCCCGAAGACACTACTTGGTCGCAGATTTTTGAATTCGTCGAAGGGAATCGCAGTTCCTGGAAGCTGGCCGACTATTCCCTATCACAGCCATCTTTGGAAGACGTATTTGAAGAGATTGCTGAGGAGAGAATGAAAAAGAAGTTAGAAGATTAG
- the LOC122616199 gene encoding phospholipid-transporting ATPase ABCA3 isoform X2: MVIISDGQLRCTGSLSFLKKLVDANCLLTCEARKRCDVDQLTALISRHVGNIQPFSIKGRDICYKVPLSKSNSFSSLFRDLERQMNTLGVRGFSMCSVSLEEIFMSFGAENADTRKTGGADTRDDDNDDQDNGEDEDRDENVRSCGKQWRAMMTKKILALYDSKVYFILLLLIPIVYYLTLLILAKNHQELGRQTMNITEYGNDRATILLSVPEKKSYKEERRLQYIASLIKGEFQFKVISEPVKDFVKNAWKSREGRREITFMPMAIDTEDRLGLIGWVGPMHYVHAAPMILNLVYNAMARELIGPKITIEVTSAPFKEKSDFRGLTPEMLVVPMSVIMYVMIALAIFSNAVIQEQVSHMKMQQEVSGLGMITYWLSHLTFDFVVYFILVLALLLPLYRYGPWYLMLIVLLVTGLAGLMFTYFLIAAFSVSLLILTLILFIGFILSILMLFLGMLTPKYKIIYVLIYVGNLHPIVACYQSIIKVLGYNNQCGSYISETNETSEQMNCINPLASLEPGCVCKNPMIWTEMLIMLLEAIIIFMLIMILEYGSCIWYRCTGCCTTRSKSSIEDPKVSREAEKIRAMDADQIRSRALVVDEVSKKYGCGPLAVNNISFALKPKHCLGLLGPNGAGKTSTFKMIVGEHLIDKGNIYIAGYSMKMNRNKAMKEIGYCPQFDSFFDFLTGRQLLKLFLLLKGSSSKHLNKRCEQLSDQFGFRKHLDKRITYYSGGTKRKINAAVACGATSLICLDEPSAGVDPASRRHVWIIINELAQQGKAVLLTSHNMDEINALCSKSVVLVGGSIYAMGSNQHVKNKICKGMVLKFVVNEEPDKMVAMLTRIEEDINKSYPKAELKEKYEFSGRLTFIIPEDTTWSQIFEFVEGNRSSWKLADYSLSQPSLEDVFEEIAEERMKKKLED, encoded by the exons ATGGTCATCATCAGCGATGGGCAGTTACGATGCACTGGATCACTGTCATTTCTCAAGAAACTGGTAGATGCCAACTGCTTGCTTACCTGCGAAGCCAGGAAGCGATGTGACGTGGATCAGCTGACTGCCCTGATATCACGCCATGTGGGTAATATCCAACCGTTCAGTATCAAGGGACGAGATATTTGCTACAAGGTGCCTCTAAGCAAGTCAAATTCCTTTTCCTCGCTCTTCCGCGACTTGGAGCGCCAAATGAATACTTTGGGTGTTCGGGGTTTCAGCATGTGCTCAGTGAGTCTGGAGGAGATTTTTATGAGTTTTGGGGCGGAGAACGCCGATACTCGCAAAACGGGAGGTGCTGACACAAGAGATGACGATAATGATGATCAAGATAATGGGGAAGATGAGGATCGGGATGAAAATGTTCGCAGCTGTGGAAAGCAATGGAGAGCAATGATGACCAAGAAGATTCTGGCACTGTATGACAGCAAG GTTTACtttatattattgttgttgattCCCATTGTTTACTATCTAACGCTGCTGATTTTGGCCAAGAACCATCAGGAGTTGGGCAGGCAGACCATGAACATCACCGAATACGGGAATGATAGGGCCACAATTTTGTTGTCAGTACCGGAAAAGAAGTCATATAAGGAAGAACGTCGTTTACAGTATATAGCGTCGTTGATCAAGGGAGAGTTCCAGTTTAAGGTAATATCTGAACCAGTTAAGGACTTCGTAAAGAATGCCTGGAAGTCGAGAGAGGGCAGACGCGAGATCACCTTCATGCCAATGGCTATCGACACTGAGGACCGGCTGGGTCTTATAGGCTGGGTCGGACCCATGCACTACGTTCATGCGGCGCCCATGATCCTTAATCTTGTCTACAATGCCATGGCGCGCGAGCTCATTGGCCCAAAAATAACCATAGAGGTTACTAGCGCTCCCTTTAAAGAGAAAAGTGATTTTAGGGGTTTAACTCCTGAAATGTTGGTAGTCCCAATGTCTGTAATTATGTATGTGATGATTGCCTTGGCTATTTTCTCGAATGCTGTAATCCAAGAGCAAGTCTCGCACATGAAGATGCAGCAGGAGGTTTCTGGTTTGGGGATGATCACTTACTGGCTGAGTCACCTAACCTTCGACTTTGTGgtctattttattttggtgCTGGCCCTGCTGCTTCCCCTGTACAGATATGGGCCCTGGTACCTTATGCTGATCGTGCTTTTGGTCACCGGACTTGCGGGTCTGATGTTTACCTATTTCTTGATAGCTGCGTTTTCGGTCTCATTACTAATCCTAACTTTAATCTTATTTATCG GGTTTATACTATCAATATTGATGCTGTTTCTTGGAATGCTCACGCCGAAATATAAaatcatatatgtattaaTATATGTTGGCAACTTGCATCCCATCGTAGCTTGCTATCAGAGCATTATAAAAGTTCTCGGCTACAATAACCAGTGCGGGTCCTACATTTCGGAAACAAATGAAACTTCTGAACAAATGAATTGCATAAACCCACTTGCATCCCTAGAACCAGGATGTGTGTGCAAAA ATCCCATGATCTGGACTGAGATGCTGATCATGCTTTTGGAGGCCATCataatatttatgttgatAATGATTTTAGAGTACGGCAGCTGTATTTGGTACAGATGTACAGGGTGCTGCACAACCAGGTCAAAGAGCTCAATTGAGGATCCCAAAGTGTCTAGAGAGGCCGAGAAAATAAGAGCTATGGATGCTGATCAAATTCGATCGCGGGCATTGGTCGTTGATGAGGTTTCAAAGAAGTATGGCTGCGGTCCCCTAGCAGTCAATAACATTTCCTTTGCTCTGAAACC GAAACATTGCCTAGGGCTTCTTGGACCCAACGGCGCTGGAAAAACCAGCACGTTCAAAATGATAGTTGGCGAGCATTTGATCGACAAAGGAAACATATATATCGCAGGCTATAGCATGAAAATGAATCGGAATAAGGCGATGAAGGAAATCGGCTACTGCCCGCAATTTGACtcatttttcgattttctcaCCGGGCGCCAACTTCTAAAGTTGTTCCTTCTGTTAAAGGGCTCTTCAAGCAAACACTTGAATAAACGATGTGAACAACTGAGCGATCAGTTCGGTTTCAGGAAGCACTTGGATAAAAGG ATTACTTACTACAGTGGAGGAACGAAACGGAAAATCAACGCTGCAGTTGCCTGTGGGGCAACCTCACTTATTTGTTTGGACGAGCCCAGTGCCGGCGTGGATCCCGCATCGCGACGACACGTTTGGATCATTATCAACGAGTTGGCTCAGCAGGGCAAGGCCGTCTTGCTTACCTCCCACAACATGGACGAGATAAACGCCCTTTGCTCGAAAAGCGTTGTCCTGGTTGGCGGCAGCATATACGCCATGGGATCGAATCAGCAcgtcaaaaacaaaatatgcaaGGGAATGGTGCTCAAGTTTGTTGTAAATGAAGAGCCCGATAA AATGGTGGCAATGCTCACTAGGATTGAGGAGGACATCAACAAGTCCTATCCCAAGGCAGAACTAAA AGAAAAGTACGAGTTTAGTGGCAGGCTAACATTTATAATTCCCGAAGACACTACTTGGTCGCAGATTTTTGAATTCGTCGAAGGGAATCGCAGTTCCTGGAAGCTGGCCGACTATTCCCTATCACAGCCATCTTTGGAAGACGTATTTGAAGAGATTGCTGAGGAGAGAATGAAAAAGAAGTTAGAAGATTAG
- the LOC122616203 gene encoding period circadian protein: protein MRLPISLTLAVMAFCCLCFVECASSDDTGTTTGKGTGTGTGTGTGTGTGTTTTTTTADPTTTTTTTTDAPVHHRRIHRRRRRILRRIRRRRLEAERRRRRG from the coding sequence ATGAGGCTACCAATTTCTTTGACTTTGGCAGTGATGGCCTTCTGCTGCCTGTGTTTTGTTGAGTGCGCCTCGTCGGACGATACAGGAACCACTACTGGGAAGggcactggaactggaactgggactgggactggtaCCGGCACCGGAACAACCACCACAACGACCACTGCTGATCCGAcaaccaccactaccaccaccacggATGCGCCCGTGCACCACCGAAGAATACATCGGCGAAGAAGGCGCATCCTCAGGAGAATTCGACGCAGGCGCCTAGAGGCCGAGCGAAGACGCCGAAGGGGCTAG
- the LOC122616202 gene encoding protein PELPK1-like: protein MNTNILQENHTEAMVPQPNILPENHTDVLVPEPTIPIQLGELLGTDTGIPPIQQNLTVQPIDKVIKPRAPRKAPAKKVPPQESGTDIATEISPESEAAQNKPKPKPRAPRVPKEPKAPKVPKTPKVPKAPKVPKEPKAPKVPKEPKAPKVPKEPKVPKVPKEPKVPKVPKEPKVPKAPKEPKVPKAPKEPKVPKAPKEPKIPKAPKRKRKAPKEPRPCLTM, encoded by the exons ATGAACACGAATATACTTCAGGAAAATCATACCGAGGCCATGGTGCCACAACCTA ATATACTTCCCGAAAATCATACCGACGTCTTGGTGCCAGAACCCACTATACCAATTCAACTGGGTGAGCTCCTGGGAACTGATACTGGGATCCCACCGATTCAGCAGAATTTAACCGTACAACCGATCGACAAGGTGATCAAACCCAGAGCTCCCAGAAAAGCACCTGCTAAGAAGGTGCCCCCTCAGGAATCGGGCACGGATATAGCAACTGAGATATCGCCGGAAAGCGAAGCTGCTCAAAACAAGCCGAAGCCTAAACCAAGAGCACCTAGGGTACCCAAGGAGCCTAAGGCGCCAAAGGTGCCGAAGACACCTAAAGTTCCAAAGGCACCCAAGGTACCGAAAGAACCTAAGGCACCCAAGGTACCGAAAGAACCTAAGGCACCCAAGGTACCGAAAGAGCCTAAGGTACCCAAGGTACCAAAAGAACCTAAGGTACCCAAGGTACCGAAAGAACCTAAGGTACCAAAGGCACCGAAAGAACCTAAGGTACCGAAGGCCCCAAAAGAACCTAAGGTACCAAAGGCACCGAAAGAACCTAAGATACCAAAGgcaccaaaaagaaaaagaaaggcACCCAAGGAACCTAGACCCTGTTTAACAATGTAA